Proteins co-encoded in one Rhodococcus sp. PAMC28707 genomic window:
- a CDS encoding excalibur calcium-binding domain-containing protein, protein MPLPSTVTSESVYVEPVPAPAPAPARAPVPAPAPAPAPAPAPAPAPAPAPAPAPAPAPAPAPAPAPAPRVSYANCTAVKAAGAAPIYKGEPGYSTNLDRDRDGIACDT, encoded by the coding sequence ATGCCGTTGCCATCAACAGTCACTTCGGAATCCGTCTACGTCGAGCCCGTCCCGGCACCCGCTCCAGCACCCGCCCGAGCACCGGTCCCAGCGCCTGCGCCTGCGCCTGCGCCTGCGCCTGCGCCTGCGCCAGCGCCAGCGCCAGCGCCAGCGCCAGCGCCAGCGCCAGCGCCAGCGCCAGCGCCAGCGCCAGCGCCAGCGCCGAGAGTCTCGTACGCGAACTGTACGGCCGTTAAGGCCGCCGGAGCGGCACCCATCTACAAGGGCGAACCGGGATACAGCACCAATCTCGACCGCGATCGCGATGGTATTGCCTGCGACACATAA
- a CDS encoding NB-ARC domain-containing protein yields the protein MPDSRIAQVAGGFDWGLPVAGIPNYVSTFPRLDYLSKIKDSFPAEAAVAPPRVALVGHTGSGKSVIASDYCHLDAINYQFMCWIDCRDADFIDAQVVNHVEQLTKGALSPEQDAVAVLTGILGRHSGPWLLILDGVVQRSDIDRVIPTRGHGVVLVTSTNRLNWWPDTAVIEVGEFTTEEAVGCFASYAGLDREQEEEHHTVLTEIVYMLGHVPLAVSMAGVYFRNADGTPSELATHYFEDLEALDDILSIPAGFNKTAFKAIQHAVASLGKHDASGHGLTARAVLELGSLIAPEQIPLNLMVPLAAEPEHSLDVAEVPHPEVVEPKLRRGVIAALKSQSIARRIVSETAGPTSETINLHPLVHQILRMSRLAALPPGQLESDAFLLMHFLRGWLGASRSNGDYFATELLRMHSETLLAVVKQHEPLASYSDQSRRCYLYTKALLEGELSTCHASRRRFDLSLRLGQAAGSTMTALSEEPTARALTAIVAVNMITDLSFAKAPAAVLAAITAATLPAITVGVADEKESIREASYTAAGELRTMLNRTPEYQVAPELEDVRSRIDALVESDPHPDARPSTVNNRINELYSAGDYEALERLLPPLRQNASPDDSVGLDALHIVVRLHLGTLDEVQSGLEELVAIDPHAGYLSNSLVEALTKVGREVEQCAQNNPADRRRLLLMRAAIETRLVQLIGSAQP from the coding sequence ATGCCCGACTCTCGCATCGCGCAGGTTGCGGGAGGGTTCGACTGGGGCCTCCCCGTCGCAGGCATACCGAACTACGTCTCGACATTTCCACGGTTGGACTACCTCAGCAAAATCAAGGACTCGTTCCCTGCCGAGGCAGCCGTTGCCCCACCTAGAGTCGCTCTGGTAGGTCATACGGGCTCAGGAAAGTCTGTAATCGCCTCGGACTACTGCCATCTCGATGCAATCAACTACCAATTCATGTGTTGGATCGATTGCCGAGACGCAGACTTTATCGACGCGCAGGTTGTCAACCATGTCGAACAGCTGACAAAAGGCGCCCTCAGCCCCGAACAAGACGCCGTTGCCGTTTTGACCGGGATTCTCGGTCGCCACAGCGGCCCATGGCTCTTGATACTCGACGGCGTTGTGCAACGATCCGACATAGATCGAGTCATTCCGACACGAGGCCACGGGGTAGTGCTCGTCACGAGCACCAACCGCCTGAACTGGTGGCCAGACACTGCAGTCATTGAAGTTGGCGAGTTCACCACCGAGGAGGCGGTCGGCTGCTTTGCCTCGTACGCCGGTCTAGACCGCGAGCAGGAAGAAGAACACCACACAGTACTGACGGAAATCGTTTACATGCTCGGGCATGTGCCACTGGCTGTGAGCATGGCAGGCGTATACTTTCGCAACGCGGACGGGACTCCAAGCGAGCTAGCCACCCATTACTTCGAAGACCTAGAGGCGCTCGACGACATCCTTTCGATCCCAGCGGGGTTCAACAAAACTGCGTTCAAGGCAATCCAGCATGCAGTCGCGTCCCTCGGGAAGCACGACGCAAGCGGGCACGGCCTTACGGCCCGGGCAGTACTGGAGTTGGGTTCGTTAATAGCCCCCGAACAAATTCCGCTCAATCTCATGGTGCCACTCGCAGCTGAACCTGAACACTCGCTAGACGTCGCTGAGGTTCCACACCCCGAGGTGGTCGAGCCCAAGCTGCGGCGGGGTGTCATTGCCGCCCTCAAAAGTCAATCGATTGCTCGCCGTATCGTCTCTGAAACTGCCGGCCCGACCAGCGAAACCATCAACCTCCATCCGCTTGTCCATCAGATCCTGCGGATGTCCCGGCTGGCCGCATTGCCACCGGGCCAGCTCGAGAGCGACGCATTCCTACTGATGCACTTTCTACGCGGCTGGCTCGGCGCATCGAGATCGAACGGCGACTATTTCGCGACCGAACTGCTTCGAATGCACTCAGAAACTCTATTAGCTGTAGTCAAACAGCACGAACCGCTCGCGTCCTACTCCGATCAGAGTCGCCGCTGCTACCTGTACACAAAGGCGCTGCTCGAAGGAGAGTTGAGCACCTGTCACGCCAGCCGTCGACGATTCGACCTCTCACTGAGGTTAGGGCAAGCTGCTGGTTCGACGATGACGGCCCTGTCCGAAGAACCCACTGCCCGCGCACTGACAGCCATAGTCGCGGTCAATATGATCACCGATCTTTCTTTCGCCAAAGCGCCCGCAGCAGTCCTTGCAGCAATCACCGCTGCTACATTGCCTGCGATCACCGTAGGCGTTGCGGATGAGAAAGAGTCCATCCGAGAAGCTTCATATACCGCCGCCGGAGAACTAAGAACGATGCTGAACCGCACGCCCGAGTATCAGGTGGCCCCGGAACTCGAAGACGTTCGATCTCGCATCGATGCCCTGGTCGAAAGCGATCCACACCCGGATGCGCGTCCATCAACGGTCAATAACAGAATCAACGAGCTCTACTCAGCAGGGGACTACGAAGCGCTCGAACGTTTGCTCCCCCCACTACGGCAGAACGCATCGCCAGATGATTCGGTGGGGCTGGATGCACTGCATATCGTCGTACGGTTGCATCTCGGAACTCTTGACGAAGTGCAGAGTGGTCTCGAAGAGCTCGTCGCCATCGACCCGCACGCTGGCTATCTCAGCAACTCTCTCGTCGAGGCTCTGACAAAAGTAGGGCGCGAGGTAGAGCAATGTGCACAGAACAATCCTGCCGACAGACGACGACTGCTCCTGATGCGGGCCGCCATCGAAACGAGATTGGTGCAGCTCATCGGCTCCGCCCAGCCCTGA
- a CDS encoding IS110 family transposase — translation MIFVGDDWAEEHHDIHVMNTDGKRLATRRLPEGLAGIAAFHDVVAAHAPTPADVVIGIETDRGLWVAALLAGGYTIYAINPLAAARYRDRHHVSGAKSDAGDAKLLADLVRTDRHNHRTVAGDTADAEAVKVLARGHQNLIWSRNRQTNALRSALLEYYPSALDVFECLHDRDAVAVLARAASPAEAEHLSTSSIRSILKKAGRQRNVDSRAQQIRVSLRKDQLAAPPPVAAAFAATTRSAVALIAELNRQITDLEAVLSTHFRTHPDADIYLSLPGLGVILGARVLGEFGDDPNRYTTAKSRKNYAGTSPLTVASGKKRAVLARHVRNRRLYDAIDQWAFCALSQSPGARAYYDRYRAAGNLHHQALRALGNRLVGILHGCLRHHSNYDEHTAWGHRDAQQLSVA, via the coding sequence ATGATTTTCGTAGGAGACGACTGGGCCGAAGAGCACCACGATATCCACGTAATGAACACCGACGGTAAGCGCCTGGCCACGCGCCGACTACCTGAAGGGTTGGCAGGTATCGCGGCATTCCACGACGTCGTGGCCGCGCACGCCCCCACGCCAGCCGATGTCGTCATCGGGATAGAAACCGACCGAGGGTTGTGGGTAGCTGCGCTGCTCGCAGGCGGATACACGATCTACGCCATCAACCCGCTCGCCGCCGCACGCTATCGTGACCGGCACCATGTATCCGGAGCGAAATCCGATGCCGGAGACGCGAAACTGCTAGCAGACCTAGTTCGCACCGACCGCCACAATCATCGCACCGTCGCCGGCGATACCGCGGATGCCGAGGCGGTCAAAGTGCTGGCCCGTGGTCACCAAAATCTGATCTGGTCCCGCAATCGCCAGACCAACGCATTGCGCTCGGCGTTGCTCGAGTATTACCCGAGTGCTCTGGATGTATTCGAATGCCTCCATGACCGCGACGCAGTCGCAGTGCTCGCGCGCGCCGCTTCACCCGCCGAAGCCGAACATCTCAGCACCTCGTCTATACGCTCGATACTGAAAAAAGCTGGGCGACAGCGCAATGTAGATTCAAGAGCCCAGCAAATTCGCGTATCGCTACGTAAAGACCAACTGGCTGCGCCACCGCCCGTCGCAGCAGCGTTCGCCGCAACTACCCGATCGGCGGTCGCGTTGATAGCGGAATTGAACCGACAAATAACTGACCTCGAAGCAGTTCTCTCAACACATTTTAGAACACACCCGGACGCCGACATCTACCTCTCCCTGCCAGGACTCGGTGTCATCCTCGGCGCCCGGGTGCTCGGTGAATTCGGAGACGATCCCAACCGATACACCACGGCCAAGTCTCGCAAAAACTACGCCGGCACGTCACCCCTGACCGTCGCATCCGGCAAGAAACGCGCCGTTCTCGCTCGTCACGTTCGGAATCGACGCCTCTACGACGCGATTGACCAATGGGCATTCTGTGCACTCAGCCAGAGCCCAGGCGCTCGCGCTTACTACGATAGATATCGTGCTGCGGGCAACCTCCACCACCAAGCGCTACGGGCACTCGGCAACAGGCTCGTCGGCATCCTCCACGGTTGCCTACGACATCACAGCAACTATGACGAGCACACCGCCTGGGGACACCGAGACGCCCAACAACTCAGTGTCGCTTGA
- a CDS encoding MarR family winged helix-turn-helix transcriptional regulator, with protein sequence MSTDDAAHPGFKSDLDEDERSLWFAWKRAHEVIRARVSAEVHTATGLSEPDVAILIHVAADAGPVRQSHLAMRLGWDRTRLSHHVSRMETRGLVTREKVGGGVEVSLTDAGVNIVDVVKPIHAPVVREHLITPFTPHQVDGLRWVLERISEPRT encoded by the coding sequence ATGTCAACAGATGATGCCGCGCACCCTGGTTTCAAATCGGACCTCGACGAGGACGAACGCAGTCTGTGGTTCGCCTGGAAGCGAGCGCACGAGGTGATTCGAGCACGTGTATCGGCGGAGGTTCACACCGCCACCGGGCTCTCCGAGCCCGACGTCGCGATCCTCATTCACGTAGCCGCCGACGCCGGTCCGGTGCGGCAAAGTCATCTCGCAATGCGTCTGGGCTGGGATCGGACCCGCTTATCTCACCATGTCTCTCGCATGGAGACCCGAGGATTGGTGACGCGAGAGAAGGTCGGCGGGGGCGTCGAGGTATCCCTCACCGACGCTGGAGTGAACATCGTCGACGTTGTAAAACCTATCCACGCTCCGGTTGTGAGGGAGCATTTGATCACCCCGTTCACTCCGCACCAAGTCGATGGCCTTCGGTGGGTACTCGAGCGAATCTCGGAGCCGCGGACTTGA
- a CDS encoding site-specific integrase, giving the protein MDFRPARTPAVGTAPGILGNGLSAAVEPEIPPAVAKRIASAVQSSRSEGTRKTYSTAWRRFSTWCETNGHVTLPAHPVTVAAYLVDAADTCTEQGERAYAVATFGTWIAAINYQHRITGHLSPSAHELVTATLSGIRREYAAAGDRPRNPRDPLLVDDIKLLVRTAREQCRGWADEVLERRDSAILLLGFAGAFRRSELSDLVCGDVSVHRHDGLHIRLRKSKTDQEGRGAVKALPYTESHQTCPPCAYVRWAQVIAAFDARGRPSVIRLLSKGEPFEAHVCRGGVPRTAALAPMFRAIAKNGNLGVTPLSGAAIHQTIRRRAGHAGFDPTALTKLGGHSLRAGFVTQGTRNGADGSAIARQTGHASLDSVEVYRREHAPLVGNAVTDIGL; this is encoded by the coding sequence ATGGACTTTCGACCAGCCCGGACACCTGCGGTGGGCACTGCCCCGGGCATCCTCGGAAACGGTCTGTCGGCGGCGGTCGAGCCGGAGATCCCGCCGGCCGTCGCGAAGCGGATCGCGAGCGCCGTGCAGTCTTCCCGTTCCGAAGGAACGCGCAAGACCTACTCCACCGCATGGAGACGCTTCTCCACCTGGTGCGAGACGAACGGTCACGTGACGTTGCCGGCACATCCGGTCACCGTCGCCGCGTACCTCGTCGACGCCGCTGACACTTGCACCGAGCAAGGGGAGCGGGCTTACGCCGTGGCCACCTTCGGCACCTGGATTGCGGCGATTAATTATCAGCACCGGATCACCGGGCATCTGTCACCGTCTGCACACGAACTCGTGACCGCCACGTTGTCCGGGATCCGGCGGGAGTATGCCGCCGCGGGGGACCGTCCCCGCAACCCGCGAGACCCGTTGCTGGTGGATGACATCAAACTTCTCGTACGGACTGCGCGCGAGCAGTGCCGAGGGTGGGCTGACGAGGTGCTGGAGCGACGCGATTCGGCGATTCTGTTGCTCGGGTTTGCCGGTGCCTTCCGCCGCAGTGAACTCTCCGACCTAGTCTGCGGGGACGTCAGCGTGCACCGGCATGACGGGTTGCATATCCGGCTACGGAAGTCGAAGACTGATCAGGAGGGTAGGGGAGCGGTGAAAGCACTGCCGTACACCGAATCCCACCAGACCTGCCCACCCTGCGCGTATGTCCGCTGGGCCCAGGTCATCGCAGCATTCGACGCTCGCGGCCGCCCCTCTGTTATCCGGCTGCTGAGCAAGGGTGAACCGTTCGAGGCACATGTGTGCCGCGGGGGAGTCCCGCGCACCGCCGCCCTAGCACCGATGTTTCGCGCTATCGCGAAGAACGGAAACCTTGGAGTCACTCCGTTGTCCGGAGCTGCGATTCACCAGACCATCCGCCGCCGTGCTGGCCACGCAGGCTTCGATCCCACCGCGCTGACCAAACTGGGTGGGCATTCCCTGCGTGCTGGTTTCGTCACCCAAGGAACTCGCAACGGTGCCGACGGGTCCGCTATCGCCCGGCAGACGGGCCACGCGAGCCTCGACTCGGTCGAGGTGTACCGCCGCGAGCATGCGCCCCTCGTTGGAAATGCGGTCACCGACATTGGTCTCTGA
- a CDS encoding DUF2316 family protein, producing MSLNTRERAATRDELLTNLALTQLSPAEVAGELGFTEERVAAALDVAGARPEDIWLVRDYIDYSIRAAGATPQPYSSLSEDMRAAAQTWFPLVDVRTIIDGKST from the coding sequence ATGTCACTGAACACGCGTGAACGCGCAGCTACCCGTGACGAATTGCTCACCAATCTCGCACTGACCCAACTCTCGCCCGCCGAGGTTGCCGGCGAATTGGGCTTTACGGAAGAACGCGTTGCCGCAGCGCTCGACGTGGCAGGCGCACGTCCAGAAGACATCTGGCTCGTGCGCGACTACATCGACTACTCGATTCGAGCGGCGGGCGCGACACCACAGCCCTACTCGTCACTGAGCGAAGACATGAGAGCGGCAGCGCAAACATGGTTTCCCCTCGTCGACGTGCGGACCATCATCGACGGAAAGTCGACATGA
- a CDS encoding DEAD/DEAH box helicase yields MATSDLAIEMATGEGKTLVALLIADYALDQGRTAAYLAGTRQLAERVKAEAEELGLEVALFASKSYGATALDDYHQGQVVGVMNYWVYFNSSPVPKPADLVIFDDAHLAEQPLSSMQTFRIPDESGEARTLYRTICGFLIAHTSSYPGLHAMQDGTARPGTPPELLSFKDWKVLEERIRNAIEASPYVKANETKYVWPTIRDHLGHCGVLIGPSGIEIRPYHPPTTLNRWYVSAKQRIYMSATLGTMDDLQRRVGAHRIVALSTASPLHAGSTGERLFVLNPGPEEAFGPNTLAWALEQSTHAGGRTAWLCSSHAEADALQTKLTAEGLSVFRLKPGDDSMFDIWTHAPLGHLIAAGRYDGLDLAGELCKLVIITSVPQASSEFERFVVAYLGDASFMRHRVGQRVTQALGRANREPSDRSMYLGLDPLFARVLADPVVRQSIPAGTQDTVKGALAIYDTDWAGTRATCDTFWAAGSTTPSPSGPATAPPRRRRPGKKTGGSSTVSSADLEVTAVADMWISNHTAAAQHAREASDKLAAAGETEHAAFWRYVEAHAHFTGGTPKDFAAARDALQDVTRNGPRTTWFQRLRRTISDLDGYTDPADDTDRLFLLWDEWRREAGPRLGKELSAGRVLLAGTHDEQCGGLLVLARLAGASSERPPDKEQSATDCRWTWSTTKRSERRAWEVKTVLAGDPPPLIRGDVNQLLGQIQVEKTRAPKTRVYGCLLTPATEVKKDAQEAARDSVALINHKAALHLYDLLAERIQQYDALCGDNSAASRGEARTRVEARLPDGRWLGELLSPTHGKLHTKADLDHLFPH; encoded by the coding sequence CTGGCCACGTCGGATCTGGCAATTGAAATGGCCACCGGCGAGGGCAAGACACTAGTTGCTCTGCTGATCGCCGACTACGCGCTTGATCAAGGCCGGACTGCCGCCTATCTGGCCGGAACGCGTCAACTCGCGGAACGGGTCAAAGCGGAGGCGGAGGAGCTTGGGTTGGAGGTGGCTCTTTTCGCGAGCAAGTCCTACGGCGCGACCGCGCTCGACGACTACCACCAGGGCCAGGTCGTCGGCGTGATGAACTACTGGGTCTATTTCAACTCCAGCCCGGTGCCCAAGCCCGCCGACCTTGTCATATTTGACGACGCTCACCTCGCCGAACAACCGTTGAGCTCCATGCAGACGTTTCGCATCCCAGACGAGAGTGGCGAGGCCAGGACGCTCTATCGGACGATCTGCGGCTTCTTGATCGCCCATACGTCGTCCTACCCGGGCCTCCACGCTATGCAGGACGGAACAGCGCGACCCGGCACTCCTCCGGAACTACTGTCCTTCAAGGACTGGAAAGTCCTTGAGGAACGTATCCGCAACGCCATCGAAGCATCGCCTTATGTCAAGGCCAACGAGACCAAATATGTATGGCCCACCATCCGGGACCACCTCGGACATTGCGGGGTACTGATCGGGCCGTCCGGGATCGAGATTCGCCCCTATCATCCACCGACAACCCTCAATAGATGGTATGTAAGCGCCAAGCAGCGGATTTATATGTCTGCAACCCTTGGCACCATGGACGACCTGCAGCGACGAGTGGGTGCCCATCGAATTGTGGCCCTGTCGACCGCCTCCCCATTGCATGCGGGATCCACTGGTGAGCGTCTGTTCGTACTCAACCCCGGCCCAGAAGAAGCTTTCGGTCCGAACACACTTGCCTGGGCGCTCGAACAGTCGACGCATGCTGGCGGCAGAACAGCGTGGCTGTGCTCGAGCCACGCCGAAGCCGACGCCCTGCAAACCAAGTTGACGGCGGAAGGGCTCAGCGTATTCAGGCTCAAGCCCGGTGACGACTCGATGTTCGACATTTGGACTCATGCCCCTTTGGGCCATCTCATCGCCGCCGGCCGCTACGACGGTCTCGATCTCGCGGGCGAACTTTGCAAGCTCGTCATCATCACATCCGTACCCCAAGCCAGCAGCGAATTCGAGCGATTCGTAGTCGCATATCTGGGCGACGCCAGCTTCATGCGCCACCGCGTCGGCCAGCGTGTGACACAGGCCCTCGGTCGCGCGAACCGCGAGCCTTCGGACCGCTCGATGTACTTAGGCCTGGACCCACTGTTTGCTCGAGTGCTGGCCGATCCGGTTGTTCGACAATCTATCCCCGCGGGCACTCAAGATACCGTCAAGGGCGCACTGGCGATCTACGACACTGACTGGGCTGGTACGCGGGCTACCTGCGACACGTTCTGGGCCGCAGGTTCAACGACCCCGTCACCATCAGGGCCAGCGACTGCGCCACCTCGTCGGCGACGACCCGGAAAGAAGACTGGCGGCAGCAGCACGGTTTCGAGTGCTGATCTCGAAGTGACCGCTGTCGCCGACATGTGGATCAGCAACCACACAGCGGCGGCACAACACGCACGGGAAGCATCGGACAAGCTCGCGGCCGCAGGCGAAACCGAGCATGCCGCGTTCTGGCGGTACGTCGAAGCCCACGCCCACTTCACTGGCGGGACACCCAAAGACTTCGCAGCGGCCCGCGACGCGCTGCAGGATGTCACCCGCAATGGACCGCGGACCACATGGTTCCAAAGGCTTCGTCGCACGATTTCGGACCTCGATGGTTACACGGATCCCGCCGATGACACGGACCGATTGTTCCTCCTGTGGGATGAGTGGCGCAGGGAGGCCGGCCCCCGGCTGGGGAAGGAGCTATCTGCCGGACGTGTGCTGTTGGCAGGAACACATGACGAGCAGTGTGGGGGGCTGCTTGTGCTCGCCCGTCTCGCCGGTGCCAGCAGTGAACGACCACCAGATAAGGAACAGAGCGCCACAGACTGTCGATGGACTTGGTCGACCACCAAGCGGTCTGAACGCCGCGCCTGGGAGGTCAAAACAGTGCTGGCCGGTGACCCACCCCCCTTGATTCGTGGGGACGTCAATCAGCTGCTTGGGCAGATACAGGTCGAGAAGACTCGCGCACCCAAAACCCGTGTCTACGGCTGTCTGTTGACTCCCGCTACGGAGGTGAAGAAGGACGCGCAAGAAGCTGCACGGGACAGCGTCGCGCTGATCAACCACAAGGCAGCGCTGCACCTGTACGACCTTCTTGCCGAACGAATACAGCAGTACGACGCGCTCTGTGGAGACAACAGCGCAGCGTCTCGTGGAGAAGCCCGTACGCGGGTGGAGGCTCGGCTACCAGACGGACGTTGGCTCGGTGAGCTTCTGAGCCCGACGCACGGGAAGCTGCACACGAAGGCCGATCTAGACCATCTTTTCCCGCACTAA
- a CDS encoding TerD family protein, giving the protein MAAVLLGTDGKVRSDNDFVFFNNPHVQGCTLISGDTIEADLTAIPSSVDRILITASTEAQNTHFGTVSGLAVHITSAAGTLSFTPAGLTMETVLQAIALYRRGSSW; this is encoded by the coding sequence GTGGCGGCCGTTTTGTTGGGGACAGATGGCAAGGTGCGGTCGGACAACGACTTCGTCTTTTTCAATAACCCGCACGTCCAAGGATGTACGTTGATCAGCGGGGACACCATCGAAGCCGATCTGACCGCGATTCCCTCATCGGTGGATCGCATTCTGATCACCGCCAGCACCGAAGCGCAGAACACGCATTTCGGTACCGTTTCCGGACTGGCCGTCCACATAACCTCAGCCGCCGGCACACTGTCGTTCACCCCGGCTGGATTGACAATGGAAACGGTCCTGCAAGCGATTGCGTTGTATCGACGCGGATCAAGCTGGTGA
- a CDS encoding aldo/keto reductase: MNHFTEDATDRPIPGGTFPLAGRATPRIGYGMGQITRIAEDSEGRARAVDLLRVAFDLGITHFDTAQFYGNGRANELLRESLGPRREEIVIATKAGAKPVPGGKIPLTAAQKPVELRAAVEENLRSLGTDRLDVVNLRRMDFTPGLLAEGDQIVPFEDQLAELSALRDEGKIVAIGLSHITTEQLRTALPVGIACVQNIYNLLYRADEAMLTVCEENGVAWVPYFPLGGGYGTLPKVVDEPAVHEVARQLGATPSQIGLAWQLAHSPNTMLISGTSSADHLSENTRAADVHLDVEALTTLDATGQLIGPGISDSGPAENS; the protein is encoded by the coding sequence ATGAATCACTTCACTGAAGATGCCACAGACCGCCCCATCCCGGGCGGCACCTTTCCTCTAGCGGGACGGGCGACGCCTCGCATCGGCTACGGCATGGGACAGATCACCCGTATAGCCGAAGATTCCGAGGGGCGAGCCCGCGCGGTCGATCTGCTCCGTGTTGCCTTCGATCTCGGAATCACGCACTTCGACACGGCGCAGTTCTACGGCAACGGACGCGCCAACGAGCTACTGCGCGAGAGCCTGGGTCCGCGGCGCGAGGAGATCGTCATCGCAACCAAGGCAGGCGCGAAACCTGTTCCTGGAGGCAAGATTCCGCTGACAGCGGCGCAGAAGCCTGTCGAGTTGCGTGCTGCGGTGGAAGAGAACCTCCGGTCCCTGGGAACCGATCGTCTCGACGTCGTGAACCTGCGGCGCATGGACTTCACACCTGGTCTTCTAGCCGAAGGCGACCAGATCGTGCCTTTCGAGGATCAGCTTGCGGAATTGTCCGCGTTGCGCGACGAAGGCAAGATCGTCGCTATCGGCCTCAGCCACATCACCACCGAGCAGTTGCGAACAGCGTTGCCCGTTGGTATCGCGTGTGTGCAAAACATCTACAACCTCCTCTATCGCGCCGACGAAGCAATGCTGACCGTGTGCGAAGAAAACGGTGTGGCCTGGGTGCCCTACTTCCCGCTCGGGGGCGGGTACGGAACTCTCCCGAAAGTCGTCGACGAACCTGCCGTGCACGAGGTTGCCCGACAACTTGGAGCTACGCCTTCGCAAATCGGACTCGCATGGCAACTCGCGCACTCGCCCAACACCATGCTCATCTCCGGGACCAGCAGTGCCGACCACTTGTCAGAAAACACGCGGGCCGCCGATGTGCATCTCGATGTCGAAGCGCTCACGACACTCGATGCGACAGGCC